The Malus domestica chromosome 06, GDT2T_hap1 genome has a segment encoding these proteins:
- the LOC103428186 gene encoding DNA repair endonuclease UVH1 isoform X1 → MVQFHEHIITELLDDPQNGSGLVVLSSGLSLPRLIAALLLLHTPSQGTLLILSPHQPFFKSQLLHHFHPNPVPEISADLPSHHRHSLYTSSNVFFITPRILIVDLLTSKLPTSQIAGIIIPTVHSLTETSTEAFIVRIFRSLNKTAFVRAFSDKPHSMVSGFAKAERIMKCLYLRKMHLWPRFHVDVSQELERQPPEVVDIRVPMTKHMVGIQKAIIEVMDACLKEMRKTNKVDVEDLTVENGLFKSFDEIVRRQLDPIWHTLGKKTKQLVSDLKTLRKLLDYLVRYDAVTYLKYLDTLRVSENFRSVWIFAESSYKIFEYSKKRVYRFVTSDGVKLSDKSKSSKGKKRKLKGDDDNEQVGGTSSTSTSSRIVLDEVLEEAPKWKVLREVLEEIEEERQQASSREELLVEGDDDYSGIVLVACKDERSCMQLEDFITNGPQKVMREEWENYLLGKGELRDLRTRYKKKSKNPKGFGVLDGVVHVAPPQNAEASSVNKQEHDALLAAAAEIRKRAKKDDAVGDDHQLLVSGRGHGKGRGKGKVVPSKSPQNAEAGRINNQEHDVLLASSSEIQRKAEKDDDVGADPPLLVSGKGRGKGRGKVRTKNSLAKVKCLGTKASTNDKKEVIPDDKASTNDKKEVIPDDLVIPDSEDEGQEYELNQVVTADSTEPTCQIDPVDEGVLRKHTGVADSTGTINAKPLPPVHFYALESGQPILDILRPSIIIVYHPDMTFVREIEVHKAENPSKKLKVYFIFYEDSSEVQKFEASIRRENGAFESLIRQKSLMMIPVDQDGNCLGLNSSQEPQALSSQNSLTRKAGGRKVAEKEMQVIVDMREFMSSLPNVLHQKGMRIIPVTLEVGDYILSPLICVERKSIQDLFMSFTSGRLYHQVETMVRYYRIPVLLIEFSQDKSFSFQSASDIGDDVTPNSIISKLSLLVLHFPRLRIIWSRSLHATADIFATLKANQDEPDESKATRVGVPSEDGIVEDDVRAENYNTSAVEFLRRLPGVTDSNYRAIMDGCKSLAELALMPVEKLAELMGGQKAARTLRDFLDAKYPTLL, encoded by the exons ATGGTCCAATTCCACGAGCACATCATAACCGAACTCCTCGACGATCCTCAAAACGGCAGCGGCCTCGTCGTTCTCTCCTCCGGTCTCTCCCTCCCCAGACTCATCGccgccctcctcctcctccacacTCCTTCTCAGGGCACCCTCCTCATCCTCTCCCCCCACCAACCTTTCTTCAAATCCCAACTCCTCCACCACTTCCACCCCAACCCCGTCCCCGAAATCTCCGCCGACCTCCCCTCCCACCACCGCCACTCCCTATACACCTCCTCCAATGTCTTCTTCATCACTCCCCGCATCCTCATCGTCGACCTCCTCACCAGCAAATTACCCACCTCCCAAATCGCTGGAATCATCATCCCCACCGTTCATTCCCTCACCGAAACCTCCACGGAAGCATTTATCGTCCGGATTTTCCGCTCCCTCAACAAAACGGCGTTTGTTCGCGCGTTTTCTGACAAACCCCATTCCATGGTTTCTGGGTTTGCCAAGGCGGAGAGGATTATGAAGTGCTTGTACCTCCGGAAGATGCACCTCTGGCCGAGGTTCCATGTGGATGTGTCGCAGGAGCTGGAAAGGCAGCCGCCGGAGGTGGTGGATATACGGGTGCCAATGACCAAACACATGGTGGGAATTCAGAAGGCGATAATTGAGGTGATGGATGCTTGCTTGAAGGAGATGAGGAAGACCAATAAGGTTGATGTGGAGGATTTGACGGTGGAGAACGGGTTGTTTAAGTCGTTTGATGAGATTGTGAGGAGGCAATTGGACCCCATTTGGCATACCTTGGGGAAGAAGACTAAGCAGCTCGTCTCCGATTTAAAGACTCTTAGAAAGCTCTTGGATTATCTTGTCAG ATATGATGCGGTAACTTATTTGAAATACTTGGATACGCTACGCGTGTCAGAGAATTTTCGATCAGTCTGGATATTTGCAGAGTCGAGCTATAAGATATTTGAGTATTCAAAGAAAAGGGTGTATCGGTTTGTGACATCGGATGGTGTGAAATTAAGTGATAAGAGTAAGAGTTCGAaaggcaagaaaagaaaactgaaAGGGGATGATGATAATGAGCAAG TTGGAGGCACGTCGTCGACCAGTACAAGTAGTAGGATAGTTTTAGATGAAGTTTTAGAGGAGGCACCAAAGTGGAAGGTTTTACGT GAGGTTCTTGAAGAGATAGAAGAGGAAAGGCAACAGGCTTCGTCAAGAGAGGAACTTTTGGTTGAAGGTGATGACGATTATAGTGGTATTGTTCTAGTGGCATGCAAAGATGAACGTTCATGCATGCAGCTTGAAGATTTCATCACCAACGGACCACAGAAG GTCATGCGGGAGGAATGGGAAAACTACTTGCTAGGAAAGGGAGAGCTCCGTGACTTGCGTACACGGTataaaaagaaatcaaagaatCCCAAAGGTTTTGGGGTTCTAGATGGAGTTGTTCACGTAGCACCCCCACAGAATGCAGAAGCTAGCAGCGTAAACAAGCAGGAACACGATGCCCTTTTGGCTGCAGCTGCTGAAATTAGAAAGCGAGCTAAAAAAGATGATGCTGTTGGAGATGATCATCAGCTTCTTGTTAGTGGTAGAGGACATGGAAAGGGAAGGGGAAAGGGAAAAGTAGTTCCTTCAAAATCCCCACAGAACGCAGAAGCTGGCCGCATAAACAACCAGGAACATGATGTGCTTTTGGCTTCATCGTCAGAAATTCAAAGGAAAGCCGAAAAAGATGATGATGTTGGAGCtgatcctcctcttcttgttaGTGGCAAAGGACGTGGAAAGGGTAGGGGAAAAGTGAGGACCAAAAACAGCCTTGCCAAGGTTAAATGTTTGGGGACTAAAGCCAGTACTAATGATAAAAAAGAAGTCATACCTGATGATAAAGCCAGTACTAATGATAAAAAAGAAGTCATACCTGATGATCTTGTTATACCGGATTCGGAGGATGAAGGACAAGAATATGAACTAAATCAGGTGGTGACTGCTGATTCTACTGAACCTACATGCCAGATTGACCCTGTAGATGAAGGGGTGTTGAGGAAGCATACTGGAGTAGCGGATTCAACTGGAACAATAAATGCTAAGCCACTACCTCCAGTTCACTTTTATGCTCTAGAAAGTGGTCAGCCTATACTGGACATTTTGAGACCCTCTATTATCATTGTTTACCACCCAGATATGACTTTTGTCAGAGAAATTGAAGTTCATAAAGCTGAGAACCCCTCAAAGAAGTTgaaagtttattttattttctatgaAGATTCTTCTGAGGTGCAAAAGTTTGAGGCGAGtataagaagggaaaatggagCGTTTGAATCTTTGATTAGGCAGAAGTCACTAATGATGATACCAGTTGAtcag GATGGGAACTGCTTGGGATTGAATTCTTCCCAAGAACCACAAGCTTTGTCATCCCAAAATTCTTTAACCAGAAAAGCGGGGGGAAGAAAGGTTGCTGAGAAGGAAATGCAG GTCATAGTGGATATGAGGGAGTTcatgagcagccttccaaatGTTCTTCACCAGAAAGGCATGCGCATAATACCCGTAACTTTGGAAGTTGGGGATTATATCCTTTCTCCACTGATATGTGTGGAGAGAAAGAGTATCCAAGATCTCTTTATGAGTTTCACATCAGGTCGTCTTTATCACCAAGTGGAAACAATGGTTCGATACTATAGAATACCTGTTCTCCTGATTGAATTTTCACAGGATAAAAGTTTCTCCTTTCAG TCCGCAAGTGATATTGGTGATGATGTCACACCAAATAGTATTATATCTAAGCTGTCGTTGCTTGTTCTACACTTCCCCCGGTTGCGAATCATTTGGTCCCGCAGTCTGCATGCTACTGCTGACATATTTGCTACTCTTAAGGCAAATCAGGATGAACCTGACGAGAGCAAAGCAACTAGAGTTGGTGTACCCTCTGAAGATGGAATTGTGGAGGATGATGTGAG GGCTGAAAACTACAATACATCTGCGGTGGAGTTTTTGAGACGACTCCCAGGTGTTACAGATTCAAATTACAGGGCCATAATGGATGGGTGTAAGAGCTTGGCAGAACTTGCTCTTATGCCGGTGGAGAAGCTAGCGGAACTAATGGGCGGTCAGAAAGCTGCTCGCACTCTCAGAGACTTTCTTGATGCCAAGTATCCAACCCTGTTATGA
- the LOC103428186 gene encoding DNA repair endonuclease UVH1 isoform X2, which produces MVQFHEHIITELLDDPQNGSGLVVLSSGLSLPRLIAALLLLHTPSQGTLLILSPHQPFFKSQLLHHFHPNPVPEISADLPSHHRHSLYTSSNVFFITPRILIVDLLTSKLPTSQIAGIIIPTVHSLTETSTEAFIVRIFRSLNKTAFVRAFSDKPHSMVSGFAKAERIMKCLYLRKMHLWPRFHVDVSQELERQPPEVVDIRVPMTKHMVGIQKAIIEVMDACLKEMRKTNKVDVEDLTVENGLFKSFDEIVRRQLDPIWHTLGKKTKQLVSDLKTLRKLLDYLVRYDAVTYLKYLDTLRVSENFRSVWIFAESSYKIFEYSKKRVYRFVTSDGVKLSDKSKSSKGKKRKLKGDDDNEQVGGTSSTSTSSRIVLDEVLEEAPKWKVLREVLEEIEEERQQASSREELLVEGDDDYSGIVLVACKDERSCMQLEDFITNGPQKVMREEWENYLLGKGELRDLRTRYKKKSKNPKGFGVLDGVVHVAPPQNAEASSVNKQEHDALLAAAAEIRKRAKKDDAVGDDHQLLVSGRGHGKGRGKGKVVPSKSPQNAEAGRINNQEHDVLLASSSEIQRKAEKDDDVGADPPLLVSGKGRGKGRGKVRTKNSLAKVKCLGTKASTNDKKEVIPDDLVIPDSEDEGQEYELNQVVTADSTEPTCQIDPVDEGVLRKHTGVADSTGTINAKPLPPVHFYALESGQPILDILRPSIIIVYHPDMTFVREIEVHKAENPSKKLKVYFIFYEDSSEVQKFEASIRRENGAFESLIRQKSLMMIPVDQDGNCLGLNSSQEPQALSSQNSLTRKAGGRKVAEKEMQVIVDMREFMSSLPNVLHQKGMRIIPVTLEVGDYILSPLICVERKSIQDLFMSFTSGRLYHQVETMVRYYRIPVLLIEFSQDKSFSFQSASDIGDDVTPNSIISKLSLLVLHFPRLRIIWSRSLHATADIFATLKANQDEPDESKATRVGVPSEDGIVEDDVRAENYNTSAVEFLRRLPGVTDSNYRAIMDGCKSLAELALMPVEKLAELMGGQKAARTLRDFLDAKYPTLL; this is translated from the exons ATGGTCCAATTCCACGAGCACATCATAACCGAACTCCTCGACGATCCTCAAAACGGCAGCGGCCTCGTCGTTCTCTCCTCCGGTCTCTCCCTCCCCAGACTCATCGccgccctcctcctcctccacacTCCTTCTCAGGGCACCCTCCTCATCCTCTCCCCCCACCAACCTTTCTTCAAATCCCAACTCCTCCACCACTTCCACCCCAACCCCGTCCCCGAAATCTCCGCCGACCTCCCCTCCCACCACCGCCACTCCCTATACACCTCCTCCAATGTCTTCTTCATCACTCCCCGCATCCTCATCGTCGACCTCCTCACCAGCAAATTACCCACCTCCCAAATCGCTGGAATCATCATCCCCACCGTTCATTCCCTCACCGAAACCTCCACGGAAGCATTTATCGTCCGGATTTTCCGCTCCCTCAACAAAACGGCGTTTGTTCGCGCGTTTTCTGACAAACCCCATTCCATGGTTTCTGGGTTTGCCAAGGCGGAGAGGATTATGAAGTGCTTGTACCTCCGGAAGATGCACCTCTGGCCGAGGTTCCATGTGGATGTGTCGCAGGAGCTGGAAAGGCAGCCGCCGGAGGTGGTGGATATACGGGTGCCAATGACCAAACACATGGTGGGAATTCAGAAGGCGATAATTGAGGTGATGGATGCTTGCTTGAAGGAGATGAGGAAGACCAATAAGGTTGATGTGGAGGATTTGACGGTGGAGAACGGGTTGTTTAAGTCGTTTGATGAGATTGTGAGGAGGCAATTGGACCCCATTTGGCATACCTTGGGGAAGAAGACTAAGCAGCTCGTCTCCGATTTAAAGACTCTTAGAAAGCTCTTGGATTATCTTGTCAG ATATGATGCGGTAACTTATTTGAAATACTTGGATACGCTACGCGTGTCAGAGAATTTTCGATCAGTCTGGATATTTGCAGAGTCGAGCTATAAGATATTTGAGTATTCAAAGAAAAGGGTGTATCGGTTTGTGACATCGGATGGTGTGAAATTAAGTGATAAGAGTAAGAGTTCGAaaggcaagaaaagaaaactgaaAGGGGATGATGATAATGAGCAAG TTGGAGGCACGTCGTCGACCAGTACAAGTAGTAGGATAGTTTTAGATGAAGTTTTAGAGGAGGCACCAAAGTGGAAGGTTTTACGT GAGGTTCTTGAAGAGATAGAAGAGGAAAGGCAACAGGCTTCGTCAAGAGAGGAACTTTTGGTTGAAGGTGATGACGATTATAGTGGTATTGTTCTAGTGGCATGCAAAGATGAACGTTCATGCATGCAGCTTGAAGATTTCATCACCAACGGACCACAGAAG GTCATGCGGGAGGAATGGGAAAACTACTTGCTAGGAAAGGGAGAGCTCCGTGACTTGCGTACACGGTataaaaagaaatcaaagaatCCCAAAGGTTTTGGGGTTCTAGATGGAGTTGTTCACGTAGCACCCCCACAGAATGCAGAAGCTAGCAGCGTAAACAAGCAGGAACACGATGCCCTTTTGGCTGCAGCTGCTGAAATTAGAAAGCGAGCTAAAAAAGATGATGCTGTTGGAGATGATCATCAGCTTCTTGTTAGTGGTAGAGGACATGGAAAGGGAAGGGGAAAGGGAAAAGTAGTTCCTTCAAAATCCCCACAGAACGCAGAAGCTGGCCGCATAAACAACCAGGAACATGATGTGCTTTTGGCTTCATCGTCAGAAATTCAAAGGAAAGCCGAAAAAGATGATGATGTTGGAGCtgatcctcctcttcttgttaGTGGCAAAGGACGTGGAAAGGGTAGGGGAAAAGTGAGGACCAAAAACAGCCTTGCCAAGGTTAAATGTTTGGGGACTAAAGCCAGTACTAATGATAAAAAAGAAGTCATAC CTGATGATCTTGTTATACCGGATTCGGAGGATGAAGGACAAGAATATGAACTAAATCAGGTGGTGACTGCTGATTCTACTGAACCTACATGCCAGATTGACCCTGTAGATGAAGGGGTGTTGAGGAAGCATACTGGAGTAGCGGATTCAACTGGAACAATAAATGCTAAGCCACTACCTCCAGTTCACTTTTATGCTCTAGAAAGTGGTCAGCCTATACTGGACATTTTGAGACCCTCTATTATCATTGTTTACCACCCAGATATGACTTTTGTCAGAGAAATTGAAGTTCATAAAGCTGAGAACCCCTCAAAGAAGTTgaaagtttattttattttctatgaAGATTCTTCTGAGGTGCAAAAGTTTGAGGCGAGtataagaagggaaaatggagCGTTTGAATCTTTGATTAGGCAGAAGTCACTAATGATGATACCAGTTGAtcag GATGGGAACTGCTTGGGATTGAATTCTTCCCAAGAACCACAAGCTTTGTCATCCCAAAATTCTTTAACCAGAAAAGCGGGGGGAAGAAAGGTTGCTGAGAAGGAAATGCAG GTCATAGTGGATATGAGGGAGTTcatgagcagccttccaaatGTTCTTCACCAGAAAGGCATGCGCATAATACCCGTAACTTTGGAAGTTGGGGATTATATCCTTTCTCCACTGATATGTGTGGAGAGAAAGAGTATCCAAGATCTCTTTATGAGTTTCACATCAGGTCGTCTTTATCACCAAGTGGAAACAATGGTTCGATACTATAGAATACCTGTTCTCCTGATTGAATTTTCACAGGATAAAAGTTTCTCCTTTCAG TCCGCAAGTGATATTGGTGATGATGTCACACCAAATAGTATTATATCTAAGCTGTCGTTGCTTGTTCTACACTTCCCCCGGTTGCGAATCATTTGGTCCCGCAGTCTGCATGCTACTGCTGACATATTTGCTACTCTTAAGGCAAATCAGGATGAACCTGACGAGAGCAAAGCAACTAGAGTTGGTGTACCCTCTGAAGATGGAATTGTGGAGGATGATGTGAG GGCTGAAAACTACAATACATCTGCGGTGGAGTTTTTGAGACGACTCCCAGGTGTTACAGATTCAAATTACAGGGCCATAATGGATGGGTGTAAGAGCTTGGCAGAACTTGCTCTTATGCCGGTGGAGAAGCTAGCGGAACTAATGGGCGGTCAGAAAGCTGCTCGCACTCTCAGAGACTTTCTTGATGCCAAGTATCCAACCCTGTTATGA
- the LOC103437041 gene encoding protein FIP2-like, with the protein MASPTEPKPRKFPPPCWTHDESHALISLYKDRWLALGRSNLKSADWDSVASSVNDQCPLVSPPKTAIQCRHKMEKLRRRFRTEKERASTHPGPAPFFSSFDLFQPMIDLECDSPLVFGSNPDPENRIAVEYGGGFRARNDESFRYLADSDPNLSDPYGTTSKGSGFGGGFRVKNLVRGPNSGLSAGFDRYGSRGSDGGSGFPVKSLGDRNFWPSDFRSKSYGKSNDKFNPKLISKRSGSNGVGSGSRFNQKFKGSLHSNGVGMEDLGGSSSGKGTDDPIEAMASSIEFLGEVFVKMEKRKMEMAGEMAKMRMKMEMKQNQLVMESQKQMVDACVNALWETKKKKKKVVSLDDS; encoded by the coding sequence ATGGCCTCACCCACCGAACCCAAACCCCGCAAGTTCCCACCACCCTGCTGGACCCACGACGAGTCCCACGCCCTCATCTCCCTCTACAAGGACCGATGGTTAGCTCTCGGCCGATCCAACCTCAAATCTGCCGACTGGGACTCCGTTGCGTCCTCCGTCAACGACCAATGCCCCCTCGTCTCTCCCCCCAAGACCGCCATACAGTGCCGTCACAAGATGGAGAAGCTCCGGAGGCGCTTTCGGACTGAGAAAGAGCGCGCTTCCACTCATCCAGGTCCGGCACCCTTTTTTTCCTCCTTTGATCTGTTTCAGCCTATGATCGACTTGGAATGCGACTCTCCTTTGGTTTTCGGGTCCAACCCAGATCCGGAAAACCGCATCGCTGTTGAATATGGAGGTGGGTTTCGGGCCAGAAATGATGAAAGTTTCAGGTATTTAGCTGATTCTGATCCAAATTTGAGTGACCCATATGGGACAACCTCAAAAGGTTCCGGATTCGGAGGTGGGTTTCGGGTCAAAAATCTTGTTCGAGGTCCGAATTCAGGACTTTCAGCTGGTTTTGATCGATATGGTAGTCGAGGAAGTGATGGTGGTAGTGGGTTTCCTGTAAAATCATTGGGGGATAGGAATTTCTGGCCTTCAGATTTTAGGAGCAAGAGTTACGGTAAAAGTAACGACAAGTTTAATCCCAAGCTTATCTCGAAGCGTAGTGGCAGCAATGGAGTTGGTTCAGGGAGCAGATTTAATCAGAAATTCAAAGGGAGTTTGCATTCTAATGGCGTCGGTATGGAAGATTTAGGTGGGAGTTCATCTGGGAAAGGGACGGATGATCCGATTGAAGCGATGGCGTCTTCGATAGAGTTTTTGGGAGAAGTGTTTGTGAAGATGGAGAAGAGGAAGATGGAGATGGCCGGGGAGATGGCGAAGATGAGAATGAAGATGGAGATGAAGCAAAATCAGCTGGTAATGGAATCGCAGAAGCAGATGGTGGATGCTTGTGTGAATGCGTTGTGGGaaaccaagaagaagaagaagaaggtcgTCTCGCTTGACGATTCGTAG